One Halomonas sp. M4R1S46 genomic window carries:
- a CDS encoding DUF6538 domain-containing protein, whose translation MSHLERRANRWYAVLTIPKDARPKLGGKIRFVKSTGTADKRVAQSRAYALVAEWKDQIARARGCEKEEGSFLDGLLDYRQQLEDLQRSGQRLHHEALSSAILEKAEKLDAQGRAEDAQRLAGVALGQETPIEPELQEWRDGLHLKPKTAEQMEKDAKRMAAHFEVIEAIGQESVREWAKVLMAPKDQDGYGYGVSSVKRCFSAARSVWHHLQETGKAPADREPFKLPSFIQRQERAASASKARNGAKGWIAFEPVDVVRLRRAAMDDGDDALVDLIDLGMYTGARIEELCSLRTDDSSTDRLRITDSKTDAGIREIPVHSELKPSVERLLAESRDGYLLSGLTFNKYGDRSNAIGKRFGRLKARHGFGASYVFHSIRKTVVTLLEDAGVSENLSADIVGHEKPRVTYGLYSGGHSLKSKREAVELLRYPR comes from the coding sequence ATGAGCCACCTTGAGAGACGCGCCAACCGCTGGTACGCAGTGCTGACCATCCCCAAGGACGCACGCCCCAAGCTGGGCGGCAAGATTCGCTTCGTGAAGAGTACCGGGACCGCTGACAAGCGGGTGGCCCAGTCGAGAGCCTATGCGCTGGTGGCTGAGTGGAAGGACCAGATCGCCAGGGCGCGGGGCTGTGAGAAGGAGGAAGGATCGTTCCTCGACGGGTTGCTGGATTATCGCCAGCAACTCGAAGACCTCCAGCGAAGCGGCCAGAGGCTCCACCATGAGGCTCTGTCCAGCGCCATCCTTGAGAAGGCCGAGAAGCTCGATGCTCAGGGCCGGGCCGAAGATGCCCAGCGGCTTGCTGGTGTGGCGCTCGGTCAGGAGACGCCCATTGAACCTGAGCTTCAGGAGTGGCGAGACGGTCTCCACCTCAAGCCCAAGACTGCCGAGCAAATGGAGAAGGACGCCAAGCGGATGGCGGCTCACTTCGAGGTCATCGAGGCCATCGGCCAGGAGAGCGTCAGGGAGTGGGCCAAGGTGCTCATGGCGCCCAAGGACCAGGATGGCTACGGCTATGGGGTGTCCTCGGTCAAACGCTGCTTCTCAGCGGCCCGGAGTGTCTGGCACCACCTACAAGAGACGGGCAAGGCGCCAGCAGATCGCGAGCCCTTCAAGCTGCCATCCTTCATCCAGCGTCAGGAGCGGGCAGCCAGCGCCAGCAAGGCCCGCAACGGGGCGAAAGGTTGGATCGCCTTCGAGCCCGTCGATGTGGTCAGGCTGCGTCGTGCTGCCATGGATGATGGCGATGATGCCTTGGTGGACCTGATAGACCTCGGTATGTACACCGGGGCACGGATCGAGGAGCTGTGCTCGTTGCGCACGGATGATAGCTCAACGGACAGGCTCAGGATCACCGACAGTAAGACAGACGCAGGGATTCGCGAGATTCCGGTTCACTCCGAGTTGAAGCCCTCCGTGGAGCGCCTCCTGGCTGAGTCCAGGGACGGCTATCTGCTCTCCGGGCTCACCTTCAACAAGTACGGGGACCGGTCCAATGCCATCGGGAAGCGGTTCGGTCGGCTCAAGGCTCGCCACGGCTTCGGCGCTTCCTACGTCTTCCACTCCATCCGTAAGACGGTGGTGACCCTCCTCGAAGATGCGGGCGTGTCGGAGAACCTGTCGGCGGACATCGTCGGCCACGAGAAGCCACGCGTGACTTACGGGCTGTACTCCGGCGGCCACTCGCTGAAGAGCAAAAGGGAAGCGGTGGAGTTGCTGAGGTATCCAAGGTGA
- a CDS encoding metallophosphoesterase, which translates to MIRHEMNRRGRDFFVGDLHGEYDLLSARLRGVDFDERVDRLFSVGDLIDRGPASLACLQLARQPWFHGVRGNHEVMAHEALCVDDAAMPLWRINGGGWALDESLDEVRRVLKEALHHLPFAREVRVGERRIGLVHAEPPADWARIEECDRHALVWGRERIRQGDTTPVTGIDAVVVGHTIVEAPRVLGNVHYLDTGAFLTGRLTLVEARDLLG; encoded by the coding sequence ATGATTCGCCATGAGATGAACCGCCGGGGGCGTGACTTCTTCGTCGGCGACCTGCACGGCGAATATGACTTGCTGTCGGCTCGGCTGAGAGGGGTCGATTTCGACGAGCGCGTGGATCGCCTGTTCTCGGTGGGTGACCTGATCGACCGGGGCCCGGCCTCGCTGGCCTGCCTGCAGTTGGCCCGTCAGCCCTGGTTCCATGGGGTGCGCGGCAATCACGAAGTGATGGCGCATGAGGCCCTGTGCGTCGATGACGCCGCCATGCCCCTGTGGCGGATCAACGGGGGCGGCTGGGCCCTGGACGAGTCGCTCGATGAGGTCAGGCGGGTCCTGAAGGAAGCCCTGCACCATTTGCCCTTTGCTCGTGAGGTGAGGGTGGGCGAGCGGCGTATCGGTCTGGTACACGCCGAGCCGCCGGCGGATTGGGCGCGGATCGAGGAATGCGACCGTCATGCACTGGTATGGGGGCGAGAGCGCATTCGGCAGGGCGACACCACCCCGGTGACCGGTATCGATGCCGTGGTCGTCGGTCACACCATCGTGGAGGCCCCCAGGGTGCTCGGCAATGTGCATTACCTCGATACCGGCGCCTTCCTGACCGGGCGCCTGACCCTGGTCGAGGCCCGGGATCTGCTGGGATGA
- a CDS encoding potassium/proton antiporter: MDSINTLFLLSGFLIALSILASRLSTLVGVPLLLIFLGLGMLAGEEGLLGIQFDDYALAFLIGHLALAMILLDGGLRTRLKTFRVGFKPALSLATLGVFVTSALVGAIAMAVFELTLVQGLLVGAIVGSTDAAAVFSMLGGRGINLNERVGATLEIESGTNDPMAIFLTLMLVEVLVGEIGGVLETALFFLRQFGLGIVIGVGAGWLIARLISWLDLAPGLYSLLALALGFCVFGLTSALGGSGFLAIYLTGLMIGNRPGRHLNFILPVHDGLAWLSQIGLFLVLGLLVTPSEMLEYALPATAVALALIFVARPLAVLVAIKPFFRFRWREVGFIAWVGLRGAVPIVLAIFPVIGGVENASLYFNVAFAVVLLSLLIQGGTLPWVARRLKVQLPPMVAPNRRGPLGIQADNDFEMFVYVVENDDLEDVPIRLLRFPSGALIASLFREGVMLHPKGSTRLCRGDVLCVIGRTDDLPALNRLFNGDATLKRERAFFGTFTFDGAARMGDVADAYGLTLSPGEQDMTLADFISLRVGGHPVVGDDVDWHGIHWVVSEMDGNRVTRVGLRLY, from the coding sequence ATGGATTCGATCAATACCCTCTTTCTTCTCAGCGGCTTCTTGATTGCCCTGAGCATCCTCGCCAGTCGCCTTTCCACCCTGGTCGGCGTGCCCTTGCTGCTGATCTTCCTCGGGCTCGGCATGCTGGCCGGGGAAGAGGGCCTGCTGGGCATCCAGTTCGACGACTATGCGCTGGCCTTCCTGATCGGCCATCTGGCGCTGGCGATGATCCTGCTCGACGGCGGGCTGCGCACCCGGCTCAAGACCTTCCGGGTGGGCTTCAAGCCGGCGCTGTCCCTGGCCACCCTGGGGGTCTTCGTCACCAGCGCCCTGGTCGGGGCGATCGCCATGGCGGTCTTCGAGCTGACCCTGGTCCAGGGGCTGCTGGTCGGCGCCATCGTCGGCTCCACCGACGCCGCCGCGGTCTTCTCGATGCTCGGCGGCCGCGGCATCAACCTCAACGAGCGGGTGGGGGCGACGCTGGAGATCGAGTCGGGGACCAACGATCCCATGGCGATCTTCCTGACGCTGATGCTGGTGGAGGTGCTGGTCGGGGAGATCGGCGGCGTGCTGGAGACCGCGCTCTTCTTCCTGCGCCAGTTCGGGCTGGGGATCGTCATCGGCGTGGGGGCGGGCTGGCTGATCGCGCGGCTGATCAGTTGGCTGGACCTGGCGCCGGGCCTCTACTCGCTGCTGGCGCTGGCCCTGGGCTTCTGCGTCTTCGGCCTGACCAGTGCCTTGGGGGGCAGTGGCTTCCTGGCCATCTACCTGACGGGGCTGATGATCGGCAACCGCCCCGGGCGCCATCTCAACTTCATCCTGCCGGTCCATGACGGCCTGGCCTGGTTGAGCCAGATCGGCCTGTTCCTGGTGCTGGGCCTACTGGTGACCCCCAGCGAGATGCTGGAGTATGCCCTGCCGGCCACCGCGGTGGCCCTGGCGCTGATCTTCGTGGCGCGTCCCCTGGCCGTGCTGGTGGCCATCAAGCCGTTCTTCCGTTTCCGCTGGCGGGAGGTCGGCTTCATCGCCTGGGTCGGGCTGCGCGGCGCGGTGCCCATCGTGCTGGCGATCTTCCCGGTGATCGGCGGGGTGGAGAACGCCTCGCTGTATTTCAACGTCGCCTTCGCGGTGGTGCTGCTGTCGCTGTTGATCCAGGGCGGCACGCTGCCGTGGGTCGCCCGTCGTCTGAAGGTCCAGCTGCCGCCCATGGTGGCACCCAACCGGCGTGGGCCCCTGGGCATCCAGGCGGACAACGACTTCGAGATGTTCGTCTACGTGGTCGAGAACGACGACCTCGAGGACGTGCCGATCCGCCTGCTGCGCTTCCCCTCGGGAGCCCTGATTGCCTCGCTGTTCCGCGAGGGCGTGATGCTGCACCCCAAGGGCAGCACCCGGCTGTGCCGGGGCGATGTGCTCTGCGTGATCGGCCGCACCGACGACCTGCCGGCCCTCAACCGGCTGTTCAACGGCGATGCCACCCTCAAGCGCGAACGGGCCTTCTTCGGCACCTTCACCTTCGACGGGGCGGCGCGCATGGGCGACGTGGCCGATGCCTACGGGCTCACGCTCAGCCCCGGTGAGCAGGACATGACGCTGGCCGATTTCATCTCGTTGCGGGTCGGCGGCCACCCGGTGGTGGGCGATGACGTGGACTGGCACGGCATCCACTGGGTGGTCAGCGAGATGGATGGCAACCGGGTGACGCGGGTGGGGCTGCGTCTCTACTAG
- a CDS encoding ABC transporter substrate-binding protein, which translates to MLSSSRRRPARALLLFVSGLLALAPPVAAQETDEAPPRFPPLDTEVMVPDLSRPTAPPATDPLAAFRTLPSGPAVDTPTRPTAPAVAVGPAQPIEPPPVRRLEVMLDWYPSPRHAALFVARERNLFTHRGLEVEIVTPADPDVPTKLLAASRIDLAVTRQPLLHLLVHRGQPLVRVATLVGVPLTALVMRTDADLPSPPSLAGARIGHTDRDGEAILLATLLASQDVAREEVDSPDLHFRMEQGMRENRVDGVIGAGRHLLPRALADDGLATTTRPVEDFGVPRHDGLILVANRDHLSRQRDAIRRFVDALEEATAWILEHPEESWPLLVATEPTLDTPANRAAWPEIRARLSLAPAALSQTRYADFERFLFEAGLTDEHLPVERLALDPAARP; encoded by the coding sequence ATGCTGTCATCTTCCCGCCGCCGGCCGGCCCGGGCCCTGCTGCTGTTTGTCAGCGGCCTGCTCGCCCTCGCGCCTCCGGTGGCTGCGCAGGAGACCGACGAGGCGCCTCCGCGCTTCCCGCCCCTCGACACCGAGGTGATGGTCCCCGACCTGTCGAGGCCGACCGCGCCGCCGGCCACGGACCCCCTGGCCGCCTTCCGCACCCTGCCCAGCGGGCCGGCGGTGGACACCCCGACGCGCCCCACCGCACCCGCCGTGGCCGTGGGGCCGGCGCAGCCCATCGAGCCGCCGCCGGTGCGTCGGCTCGAGGTGATGCTCGACTGGTATCCCAGCCCCCGCCACGCCGCGCTCTTCGTGGCCCGGGAGCGGAACCTGTTCACCCACCGGGGCCTGGAGGTGGAGATCGTCACCCCGGCCGACCCGGATGTGCCCACCAAGCTGCTCGCGGCCTCGCGGATCGACCTGGCCGTGACCCGGCAACCGCTGCTGCACCTGCTCGTCCATCGCGGCCAGCCGCTGGTGCGGGTGGCCACCCTGGTCGGCGTGCCGCTGACGGCGCTGGTGATGCGCACCGATGCCGACCTCCCCTCGCCGCCCAGCCTGGCCGGGGCGCGGATCGGACACACCGACCGGGACGGCGAGGCGATCCTGCTGGCCACCCTGCTGGCCAGCCAGGATGTCGCCCGCGAGGAGGTCGACAGCCCCGACCTGCATTTCCGGATGGAGCAGGGCATGCGCGAGAATCGCGTGGACGGGGTGATCGGCGCGGGGCGCCACCTGCTGCCCCGGGCGCTGGCCGACGATGGCCTGGCGACCACGACCCGGCCGGTGGAGGACTTCGGCGTGCCGCGCCACGATGGGCTCATCCTGGTGGCCAACCGGGACCACCTGAGCCGACAGCGGGACGCCATCCGGCGCTTCGTGGATGCCCTGGAAGAAGCGACCGCCTGGATCCTCGAGCACCCCGAGGAGAGCTGGCCGCTGCTGGTGGCGACCGAGCCGACGCTGGACACGCCGGCCAACCGCGCCGCCTGGCCGGAGATCCGTGCCCGCCTCAGCCTGGCGCCGGCGGCGCTCTCGCAGACACGCTACGCCGACTTCGAGCGCTTCCTGTTCGAGGCCGGACTCACCGACGAGCACCTGCCGGTCGAGCGCCTGGCCCTCGACCCCGCTGCCCGGCCGTGA
- a CDS encoding alpha/beta fold hydrolase yields MSIALNYLDTGGEGTPLVVIHGLLGSADNWRSHVKKWQAARRVIAVDLRNHGRSPHAAGMAYTRMADDLLALLDRLEVPRVHLLGHSMGGKVAISLARLAPERVASLIVADIAPRAYGHGHDAIFAALRRVEAGAPANRGEADALLAEHIAERPVRLFLATNLERDDAGQLRLRIGLDEIEGDYDAIMAAPAGEGAFPGPTLVIRGSRSDYVTDAMLPALHEVLPGAQLVTLEAGHWLHAERPEAFQDAVNAFLDEQVD; encoded by the coding sequence ATGTCCATCGCGCTCAATTATCTCGATACCGGCGGCGAGGGGACGCCGCTGGTGGTCATCCATGGCCTGCTGGGTAGCGCCGACAACTGGCGCTCCCATGTCAAGAAGTGGCAGGCCGCGCGGCGGGTCATCGCCGTGGACCTGCGCAATCACGGCCGCTCGCCGCACGCCGCGGGGATGGCCTACACCCGGATGGCCGATGACCTCCTGGCCCTGCTCGACCGGCTCGAGGTGCCGCGCGTCCACCTGCTCGGCCATTCCATGGGCGGCAAGGTGGCCATCAGCCTGGCGCGCCTGGCGCCCGAGCGGGTGGCCTCGCTGATCGTTGCCGATATCGCTCCCCGGGCCTACGGCCATGGCCATGACGCCATCTTCGCCGCGCTGCGCCGGGTCGAGGCCGGGGCGCCGGCCAACCGGGGCGAAGCCGATGCACTGCTCGCCGAGCATATCGCGGAGCGCCCCGTTCGCCTCTTCCTGGCGACCAACCTGGAGCGCGACGATGCGGGCCAGCTGCGCCTGCGCATCGGTCTGGACGAGATCGAGGGGGATTACGACGCGATCATGGCGGCGCCGGCCGGCGAGGGCGCCTTCCCGGGGCCGACCCTGGTGATCCGCGGTTCCCGCTCCGACTATGTCACCGACGCCATGCTGCCGGCGCTCCACGAGGTGTTGCCCGGGGCGCAGCTGGTGACCCTGGAGGCCGGCCACTGGCTGCACGCGGAGCGGCCCGAGGCCTTCCAGGACGCGGTCAACGCCTTTCTCGACGAGCAGGTCGACTGA
- a CDS encoding 7-cyano-7-deazaguanine/7-aminomethyl-7-deazaguanine transporter: MFVLSATQTRRCLALLVGFHILVIAASNYLVQLPFTLFGLHTTWGAFSFPFIFLATDLTVRLFGKAPARAIILRVMFPALVVSYAVSVIFPRGSFAGLSALADLDLFVARIALASFMAYVLGQLLDVTVFDRLRRLSAWWVAPALSTLLGNLADTFAFFSIAFHRSPDPFMAAHWPEIAWVDYGIKLGISLALFLPLYGVLLAWLTRRLVDVTGGDDLAPEPAQARS; the protein is encoded by the coding sequence ATGTTCGTGCTCTCCGCCACCCAGACCCGCCGCTGCCTGGCCCTGCTGGTCGGCTTCCATATCCTGGTGATCGCCGCCAGCAACTACCTGGTGCAGCTGCCGTTCACGCTGTTCGGCCTGCATACCACCTGGGGCGCCTTCAGCTTCCCCTTCATCTTCCTGGCCACCGACCTGACCGTGAGGCTGTTCGGCAAGGCGCCGGCGCGGGCCATCATCCTGCGGGTCATGTTCCCGGCCCTGGTGGTCTCCTACGCCGTCTCGGTGATCTTTCCTCGGGGCAGCTTCGCCGGCCTCTCGGCACTGGCCGACCTCGACCTCTTCGTGGCGCGCATCGCCCTGGCGAGCTTCATGGCCTACGTGCTGGGCCAGCTGCTGGACGTGACCGTCTTCGACCGCCTGCGGCGGCTGAGCGCCTGGTGGGTGGCGCCGGCGCTGTCCACGCTGCTCGGCAACCTGGCGGATACCTTCGCCTTCTTCTCCATCGCCTTCCACCGCAGTCCCGATCCCTTCATGGCCGCCCACTGGCCGGAGATCGCCTGGGTGGACTACGGCATCAAGCTGGGCATCAGCCTGGCGCTCTTCCTGCCGCTCTACGGCGTGCTGCTGGCCTGGCTGACCCGCCGGCTGGTGGACGTGACCGGGGGCGACGACCTGGCGCCGGAGCCGGCCCAGGCCCGTTCCTGA
- a CDS encoding propionyl-CoA synthetase — protein MTAYRSEFRRSIEQPEAFWAEQARRLPWFTPPQTVLRHDDQGHARWYEDGELNLCHAALDHHVEQGRGDQAAVHWDSPVTGGKRTLSFREMRDEVARFAGALRGLGVEKGDRVIIYMPMVPEALVAMYACARLGAVHSVVFGGFAPHELAVRIEDAEPRVVVAASCGIEVDRVLPYKPIVDEAIAQSAYQPEACVVLQREQYRAELGAIDHDWADLVARSAPAECVPVKATDPLYVLYTSGTTGKPKGVIRDTGGYGVALHYSMEVVYDMAPGEVFFSASDVGWVVGHSYIVYAPLLRGCTTVVYEGKPVRTPDAGAFWRLIAEYRVKGFFTAPTAFRAIKKEDPEGQRLAEHDISCLKALFLAGERLDPPTFHWLKDLLTVPVVDHWWQTETGWPIAANLQGLEPMPTKAGSATVPVPGFDVQVLNRVGQPAPALEQGSVVIKQPMPPGCLAGIWRDPKRFHSAYMAAFPGYYLTGDGGYFDEDGYLFIMGRTDDVINVAGHRLSTGEMEEVVGAHPAVAECAVIGIHDALKGQVPVGLVIPKDGFDGDELALENELIARVRERIGPIACFKQVLVVDRLPKTRSGKILRKLLRNIADGQEFGVPSTIDDPASLEDVHEAMKSREVGEAHQARQV, from the coding sequence ATGACCGCATATCGCAGCGAATTCCGTCGTTCCATCGAGCAGCCCGAGGCCTTCTGGGCCGAACAGGCCCGGCGCCTCCCCTGGTTCACCCCGCCGCAGACCGTGTTGCGCCATGACGATCAGGGGCATGCCCGCTGGTACGAAGACGGCGAGCTCAACCTCTGTCACGCGGCACTGGACCATCATGTGGAGCAGGGGCGGGGTGACCAGGCGGCCGTCCACTGGGACTCGCCGGTCACCGGTGGCAAGCGGACCCTGAGTTTTCGCGAGATGCGCGACGAGGTGGCCCGTTTCGCCGGCGCCCTGAGGGGACTCGGCGTCGAGAAGGGCGACCGGGTCATCATCTACATGCCCATGGTGCCGGAGGCCCTGGTGGCCATGTATGCCTGTGCCCGTCTCGGGGCGGTACACTCGGTGGTCTTCGGCGGCTTCGCGCCCCACGAGCTGGCGGTGCGCATCGAGGATGCCGAGCCCAGGGTGGTGGTCGCGGCGTCCTGCGGCATCGAGGTCGACCGGGTGTTGCCCTACAAGCCCATCGTCGACGAGGCCATCGCCCAGAGTGCCTACCAGCCCGAGGCCTGTGTGGTGCTGCAGCGGGAACAGTATCGGGCCGAGCTCGGGGCCATCGACCATGATTGGGCCGACCTGGTGGCGCGGTCGGCACCGGCGGAGTGCGTGCCGGTGAAGGCCACCGACCCGCTCTACGTGCTCTACACCTCCGGCACCACCGGCAAGCCGAAGGGCGTGATCCGGGACACCGGCGGCTACGGCGTGGCGCTGCACTATTCCATGGAGGTCGTCTACGACATGGCGCCGGGGGAGGTGTTCTTCTCCGCCTCCGACGTGGGCTGGGTCGTCGGCCATTCCTATATCGTCTATGCACCGCTGCTGCGGGGCTGCACCACCGTGGTCTATGAGGGCAAGCCGGTGCGCACCCCCGATGCCGGGGCGTTCTGGCGACTCATCGCCGAGTACCGGGTGAAGGGCTTCTTCACCGCGCCCACCGCCTTTCGCGCCATCAAGAAGGAGGACCCGGAGGGTCAGCGGCTCGCCGAGCACGATATCTCCTGCCTGAAGGCGCTGTTCCTGGCCGGCGAGCGCCTCGACCCGCCGACCTTCCACTGGCTGAAGGACCTGCTGACGGTGCCGGTGGTCGATCACTGGTGGCAGACCGAGACGGGCTGGCCCATCGCCGCCAACCTCCAGGGACTCGAGCCGATGCCCACCAAGGCCGGTTCGGCCACCGTGCCGGTGCCGGGGTTCGACGTGCAGGTCCTGAACCGCGTGGGCCAGCCGGCCCCGGCACTGGAGCAGGGCAGCGTGGTGATCAAGCAGCCCATGCCGCCCGGCTGCCTGGCGGGCATCTGGCGTGATCCTAAGCGCTTCCACAGCGCCTACATGGCGGCCTTTCCCGGCTATTACCTGACCGGTGACGGGGGGTACTTCGACGAGGACGGCTACCTGTTCATCATGGGGCGCACCGATGACGTCATCAACGTGGCCGGCCACCGGCTCTCCACCGGCGAGATGGAAGAAGTGGTCGGGGCCCACCCGGCCGTCGCCGAGTGTGCCGTGATCGGCATCCACGATGCCCTCAAGGGCCAGGTGCCGGTGGGCCTGGTGATCCCCAAGGACGGCTTCGATGGTGACGAGCTGGCCCTCGAGAACGAGCTGATCGCCCGGGTGCGGGAGCGCATCGGCCCCATCGCCTGCTTCAAGCAGGTGTTGGTGGTGGATCGCCTGCCCAAGACCCGCTCCGGCAAGATCCTGCGCAAGCTGCTGCGCAATATCGCCGACGGCCAGGAGTTCGGCGTTCCCTCGACCATCGACGACCCCGCGAGCCTCGAGGATGTCCACGAGGCCATGAAGAGCCGGGAGGTGGGGGAGGCCCACCAGGCTCGCCAGGTCTGA
- a CDS encoding ArsR/SmtB family transcription factor yields the protein MSDSQRRASHLLEGGDVVIDQASALLKAMANDNRLRILCLLDGTELSVTELNRRLTLSQSALSQHLAILRREDLVSTRRASQTIYYSLNGERARIILDALDRLGLPD from the coding sequence ATGAGCGACTCTCAGCGCCGGGCATCACACCTGCTGGAGGGGGGGGACGTGGTGATCGATCAGGCCAGCGCCCTGCTCAAGGCGATGGCCAATGACAACCGGTTACGCATCCTTTGCCTGCTGGACGGCACGGAGCTGTCGGTGACCGAACTCAACCGCCGGCTGACCCTGAGCCAGTCGGCGCTGTCCCAGCACCTCGCCATTCTCAGGCGCGAGGACCTGGTTTCCACCCGGCGGGCCTCCCAGACCATCTACTACTCCCTCAACGGCGAGCGGGCACGGATCATCCTCGACGCCCTGGACCGACTCGGCCTGCCGGACTGA
- the sohB gene encoding protease SohB yields MNEWLTDYGMFLAQLLAVAGITLVVILVVMRARGAEGERVRLRVEELNDSRRRRRRRLQLAASEPGARKRLLKAFRRDDKARGKRHGPGGSTPTVWVLDFHGDLKASATGRLAEEVSAVLDVAGEADEVIVRLESAGGLVHAYGHAAAEMDRLREAGLKTTVCVDKVAASGGYLMACCADRLRVAPFAVLGSIGVVAQLPNLHRLLKRHDIDVEVLTAGRYKRTLTVLGENTEEGREKFLEDLETIHGLFKRYVAERRPALDIEAVATGEVWYGRDALERGLVDDLGTSEAYLAQRLEDARVVSLRLERRQGLADRLGLAISRGVEHGARRGLELLDASGWQKR; encoded by the coding sequence GTGAACGAATGGCTGACGGATTACGGCATGTTCCTGGCCCAGTTGCTGGCCGTGGCGGGCATCACCCTGGTGGTGATTCTGGTGGTGATGCGTGCCCGCGGGGCCGAGGGCGAGCGTGTCCGCCTGCGGGTCGAGGAGCTCAACGACAGCCGTCGGCGTCGCCGCCGGCGGCTGCAGCTGGCGGCCAGTGAGCCGGGGGCGCGGAAGCGGCTCCTCAAGGCCTTCCGGCGCGATGACAAGGCCCGCGGCAAGCGCCATGGCCCCGGCGGGTCCACTCCCACGGTCTGGGTGCTCGACTTCCACGGCGATCTCAAGGCCAGTGCCACCGGGCGGCTCGCCGAGGAGGTCTCGGCGGTGCTGGATGTCGCCGGCGAGGCCGACGAGGTGATCGTGCGCCTGGAGTCGGCCGGTGGCCTGGTCCATGCCTATGGTCATGCCGCCGCGGAGATGGACCGGCTGCGGGAGGCGGGCCTCAAGACCACGGTGTGCGTGGACAAGGTCGCCGCCAGCGGCGGCTACCTGATGGCCTGCTGTGCCGACCGGCTGCGCGTCGCCCCCTTTGCGGTGCTGGGGTCCATCGGGGTCGTGGCACAGCTGCCCAATCTGCACCGCCTGCTGAAGCGCCACGACATCGACGTGGAGGTGCTCACGGCGGGACGCTACAAGCGCACCCTGACGGTGCTTGGCGAGAATACCGAGGAGGGCCGCGAGAAATTCCTCGAGGACCTCGAGACCATCCATGGCCTCTTCAAGCGCTATGTGGCCGAGCGCCGTCCGGCGCTGGACATCGAGGCGGTGGCGACCGGGGAGGTCTGGTACGGGCGGGACGCCCTGGAGCGCGGCCTGGTGGATGATCTCGGCACCAGCGAGGCCTATCTGGCCCAGCGCCTGGAGGACGCGCGGGTGGTGTCACTGCGCCTGGAGCGTCGCCAGGGCCTCGCCGATCGCCTGGGGCTGGCGATCTCCCGCGGTGTGGAACACGGGGCCCGGCGCGGTCTCGAGTTGCTGGATGCCAGCGGCTGGCAGAAGCGCTGA
- a CDS encoding SCP2 sterol-binding domain-containing protein — protein sequence MSDTTLDKLHARFDAEAARDMEEVFQFHFSDAGDHYLVVKDGTLEVCEGEHEDPSVSLSLSTTTLRGVMKGEISGMSAFMSGRLKATGNVMLATRLGSLFPAD from the coding sequence ATGTCCGACACCACCCTCGACAAGCTCCATGCCCGATTCGATGCAGAGGCCGCCCGCGACATGGAGGAGGTCTTCCAGTTCCATTTCAGCGATGCCGGCGACCACTACCTGGTGGTCAAGGATGGCACCCTGGAAGTCTGTGAGGGCGAGCACGAGGATCCCTCGGTGAGCCTGAGCCTGAGCACCACCACCCTGCGCGGCGTGATGAAGGGCGAGATCAGTGGCATGAGCGCCTTCATGAGCGGCCGGCTGAAGGCGACCGGCAACGTCATGCTGGCCACCCGCCTGGGCAGCCTGTTCCCGGCCGACTGA
- the nudC gene encoding NAD(+) diphosphatase, whose protein sequence is MLRRELPHAEAAGRVIRLAEGRIAPGPGGGPLQEAQPWTAAMQPLCWWRDEPVALSLEDTAGDDWPEGRAWLARLPESWFPLVSTALQVGAWLRHHRFCGSCGARAARLDREFAMHCAQCGHRNYPRISPCIITLVTHGDALLLARSPRFPPGRYSTLAGFIEPGESAEEAVRREIHEEVGLAVGRLRYFRSQAWPFPHSLMLGFFAEAANRRIRIDGQEISDAAWFSPTRLPRLPPLYSISRALIETHLDEVGARRS, encoded by the coding sequence ATGCTGCGTCGCGAGTTGCCCCACGCCGAGGCCGCGGGGCGGGTGATCCGCCTGGCCGAGGGACGCATCGCGCCCGGGCCGGGAGGCGGGCCCCTGCAGGAGGCGCAGCCGTGGACGGCCGCCATGCAGCCGCTGTGCTGGTGGCGGGACGAGCCCGTGGCGCTGTCCCTCGAGGACACCGCGGGGGACGACTGGCCGGAAGGGCGCGCCTGGCTGGCGCGGCTGCCGGAATCCTGGTTCCCGCTGGTCTCCACGGCCCTGCAGGTGGGCGCCTGGCTGCGCCACCACCGCTTCTGCGGCAGCTGCGGCGCCCGCGCCGCGCGCCTGGACCGCGAGTTCGCCATGCACTGTGCGCAGTGCGGCCATCGCAACTACCCGCGCATCTCGCCGTGCATCATCACCCTGGTGACCCATGGCGATGCCCTGCTGCTGGCCCGGAGCCCGCGCTTCCCGCCGGGGCGCTATTCCACCCTGGCCGGCTTCATCGAGCCGGGGGAGTCCGCCGAGGAGGCGGTCCGGCGGGAGATTCACGAGGAGGTGGGGCTGGCGGTGGGGCGGCTGCGCTACTTCCGCAGCCAGGCCTGGCCGTTTCCCCACTCGCTGATGCTGGGTTTCTTCGCCGAGGCGGCCAATCGTCGCATCCGCATCGATGGCCAGGAGATCAGCGACGCCGCCTGGTTCTCGCCGACGCGACTTCCCCGGTTGCCGCCGCTGTATTCCATCTCGCGGGCCCTGATCGAGACGCACCTGGACGAGGTCGGCGCCCGGCGTTCCTGA